The Verrucomicrobiota bacterium region AATCGCTACCGAATTACCCGTGGATCAGGGTTTCATCGTTCTTGCACGCGTGCCATCCCCGGGCGCAAGACAAGTCCTTCGCGACCTCGGCGTGAGGAACTGAAACCTGATAACTCTGTTCCCATGGAACTGGTTGAATCTTTCCTTCGATCATCTTCCGTCCACAGAATGCAACACGAAGGCTGGAATTCCTCGGTTCTTTCAGGTGATCCCGTCCTCCGTGGCTTGACCTTGGTGGTTTTCTCCCCTGGTCCGGGGTTTTGGGGGGTATAATCCACTCTGGTCAATTGACCGGACCACCTCTATAAACGCACGGTTTTTCGGTACTGACATGAGCTCATCGCCCACTTCAACACATTCGGAATCGCGCAAAACTTTGAAATTACTGGTCGCCAACCGGAGCGAAATCGCGATCCGTGTTTTCAGAGCCGGCACTGAGCTCGGCCTGCGAACCCTTGCGATCTTTGCCCAGGAAGATCGTCTGAGCGTGCATCGATTCAAGGCGGATGAAGCCTACCTCGTGGGGGCCGGGAAAGGGCCGGTGGCAGCCTACCTCGATATCCCCGGAATCGTGGCCTTGGCCAAGGAAAAAGGGGTCGACCTCATCCATCCAGGATACGGTTTTCTCTCGGAGAACGCGGAGTTTGCCCGGGCTTGCGCGGAAGCGGGCATTACATTCGTGGGACCGCGTCCGGAACTTCTGGAAAAGATGGGGGACAAGACGGCCGCGCGCACGCTGGCCCAAAAGCTGAATATTCCGATCCTTGCCGGCACGGAGTTGCCAGTCACGACGAAGACTGAAGCACTCCAAATCGCGCGGGAAATCGGTTTTCCATTGATCATCAAAGCAGCCTTCGGCGGAGGAGGACGAGGCATGCGGGTGGTGCATCGGAGCTCGGATCTGGAGAACTTGCTGGAGGAAGCTCAAGCCGAAGCCGGTCGGGCCTTCGGCAATCCAGCCGTGTTTCTGGAAAAGTACATCGCCCGGGCGAAGCACATCGAAGTGCAAGTGCTAGGCGACAAACACGGCAATGTTCTGCACCTGCACGAGCGAGACTGCTCGGTTCAGCGCCGCCATCAAAAGGTGGTCGAGATCGCCCCGAGCGTGGGATTGGACGATCATGTGCGGCAGGAATTGTGTTCGGCCGCGGCCCGGATCGCGAAGGAAATCGGTTACGACAATGCGGGCACCGTGGAGTTTCTCTACGACTTGGACCATCACGATTGGTATTTCATCGAGATGAATCCCCGGATTCAGGTCGAGCACACGGTGACCGAAATCATCACCGGAATCGATCTGGTTCGAGCTCAGATCCTGATCGCCCAAGGGCACAGTCTTTTCAGCCCGGAAATCGGAATGCCGTCGCAGGATGAGATCCCGCGAATGGGGTGCGCCATCCAGTGCCGTGTGACAACGGAGGATCCGGAGAACAAGTTTACGCCCGATTACGGGAGGATTCTCACCTATCGCAGCGCGGGCGGTTTTGGCGTTCGCCTGGACGGAGGCATGGGCTACGCGGGATCGGTGATCACCCCGTTCTACGACTCGTTGCTCGTGAAAATCAGCGCTTCCGGGCAGACCTTCGAGATGGCATTGGCGCGGATGGATCGAGCGTTGCGGGAATTTCGAATCCGCGGGGTCAAGACCAACATCCCGTTCCTGGAGAACCTGATCGCGAACGGCACGTTTCGATCCGGCCGCGCCACGACGACGCTCATCGACACGACCCCAGAGCTCTTCTCCTTCAAGCCAAGAAGAGACCGCGCCACCAAGCTGCTCACTTTCCTGGGTGACGTGGTGGTCAACGGCAATCCGCACGCCAAGGCTCACCGGCCCTCGGGTCCTTCGGTGTTCATTCCGCCTTTGAGTTTCGATCCGAAGCAGCAGCCGCCGGAGGGGTCGCGGCAGAAGCTGCTCGCCCTGGGACCCAAGAAATTTGCGGAATGGGTGCTGAAAGAGAAGCGCCTGTTGATCACGGACACGACCTTCCGGGACGCTCATCAATCCCTTATGGCGACCCGGGTCCGCAGCTACGACATGCTGGCGGCGGCCGGCGCGATGGCGAGGCGAGCCCCCGAACTCTTCAGCCTGGAAATGTGGGGAGGGGCGACTTTTGACACCGCGATGCGATTCTTACGGGAAGATCCGTGGCAGCGGTTGCGGGCGCTCCGGGAGAAAATACCGAACATCTGCTTTCAGATGCTGTTTCGAGGGTCGAACGCGGTAGGTTACTCCAATTACCCGGACAACGTGGTGGCGGGGTTCGTGCGCCACGCCGCGGAGGCGGGGATGGATATCTTCCGCATTTTTGATTCGCTGAATTATCTGCCCAACCTCGAAGTCGCCATGGAAGCCGTGCAAGACACGCACGCGATTTGCGAGGCGGCGGTGTGCTATACGGGAGACATTCTCGATTCGCGCCGTTCCAAGTACGGGCTGAAGTACTACGTGAAGCTGGCCAAGGAGTTGAAAAAGATGGGCGCGCACATGATCGCCATCAAGGACATGGCCGGCCTCTGTCGGCCGTATGCCGCGCACCTGTTGGTGAAAACCTTGAAAGCGGAAGTGGGGCTGCCCATCCATTTCCACACCCACGACACGAGCGGTGTCAACGCCGCCAGCGTGCTGAAGGCGGCGGAGGCCGGGGTGGACGTGGTGGATTTGGCGATTGCTTCCATGAGCGGCAGCACGAGCCAGCCGAATTTGAATTCCATCGTCGCCGCGCTGCAGAACACGAAGCGGGATACGGGACTGGATTTGGAAGCGTTGAACGAGTTTTCCGAATACTGGGAACAGGTGCGAGATCTCTACCGTCCCTTCGATACCGCGCCGAGGACCGGAAGCGCGGAAGTGTATCTCCACGAAATGCCTGGCGGCCAATACACCAACCTCAAGGAGCAAGCGGCCTCGATGGGACTCGGCAATCGGTGGCCCGAGATTGCGCGCACTTACGCGGAGGTCAACGCGCTTTTCGGGGATATCGTCAAAGTCACCCCGAGCAGCAAAGTGGTTGGCGACATGACGATGTTTCTGATCACGCGAGGCATCCAACCTCAGGACGTGCTCAATCTTGAACCCGGAGTGACTCCTTTCCCGGCCAGCGTGGTGGACATGCTGCGGGGTGGATTGGGCCAACCGCTCAACGGGTGGCCAAAGGCCTTGCAGAAAGTCGTGCTGGGCGAGGAAAAGCCGCTCAAAGGCCGCCCCGGCCATAACCTCCCCGATTGCAACTTGAAGAAGGAACTGGAAGCACTGAGCGCAAAATTGAGGCGCGAAGCCGGGACGGATGACCTCTACAGCCACCTCATGTATCCGGAGGTGCATGCCGAATACGCCCGTTTCGAAAAAGAATTCGGAGACGTCAGTGTTCTTCCCAGCACCGCCTATTTTTACGGCCTCAAACAGGGCGAGGAAATCAGCGCCGAGTTGGAGCCGGGCAAAACGCTGTTCATCCGGCTCATCAACGTGGGTTCTCCCGACAAGGAGGGAAAACGAACGGTCACGTTCGAACTGAACGGCATGACACGGGAAGCCCACGTGGCCGACAAAACGGTCAAACCGAGTGTAAAAGCCCGGGCCAAAGCGGATCCGGCAAACTCCCGCGAAGTCGGCGCGCCTATTCCAGGCATCATGACGAGCGTGAACGTCAGCGTAGGGCACAAGGTGGCCCGCGGACAAAAGCTTTTCACCATGGAAGCGATGAAAATGCAGACGACCCTTTACGCTCCCGTCGATGGCGCGGTGGAGGAAATCTTCGTGCAGGTGGGCGAATCGGTGGAGAGCAAAGATCTGCTGCTGCGACTGCGGGTTTGAAGCGAATCCGCGCTTCTATCGCGTCGGTGCCTTTGGAAAGGATTGGCCGGCCACCCCCGCAGCCGGGAGTTCGTGCGCATACTCGTCGCGGTCATCCACAGCCTTCTTCGCTTGAGCCAGCCGGACTTTGAGTCGGTCGACGAGTTTTCGATGTTCGGGAAGCCCGGCCAGGTTGCGCAACTCCTTTGGATCCTGCCGAAGATCGTAGCATTCCCACTGGTCCAGCTTCCAAAAGTGGATCAGCTTGTGGGTCTCGGTCCTCAGGCCGTAATGGGCTCGCGTATTGTGATCTCCGGGATCGTGATAATAACGGTAGTACATTTCCTTGCGCCATGATTGAGGCGTCCGGCCCTTGAGCAGGGGGAGGAGACTGCGTCCCTGGATGTCGCCGGGCACGACCAGTCCGGCGATTTCCATGAACGTCGGGGCGAAATCGACGTTGAGGGCCATGGAATTCTGAGTGGAACCCGCATTAATGGTTTGGGGCCAGCGCACGAGGAACGGCATGCGCAGGGATTCCTCGTACATGAAGCGCTTGTCGTACCAGCCATGATCGCCCAGAAAGAAACCCTGATCGCTCGTGTAGACCACCAGGGTATTGTGACTCAAGCCGAGGCGATCCAATTGTTCGAGCAAGCGTCCCACGCTGTCGTCCACGGAGGCGACGCAGCGCAAGTAATCTTTGATGTAGCGCTGATATTTCCATTTTCGAAGAGATTCGCCGGAGAGGACTTGTTCCGTGCCGTTGACCTTCGCAATGACTTCCTTGGGAGTGGCATTGAGCCACCGCTGCAAATCCGGACCCGAAAGTCCGCGGGGAGGGGCCAGCTTCAAGTCCCGCCGGGTCAGATCGTCCGCGATGGTCATCCGGGCTTGGCGTGCCGCGTCGGTGCGGGTGGCGTAGTCGTCGCGCAACGTTTCTGGTTCGGGAATCTCAACATCTTCGTACAGGGAAGCGTGGCGCGCGCTGGGCTCCCACGGCCGATGCGGGGCTTTGTGATGCACCATCATGAAGAAGGGTTTGCCGGCATCACGGCGGGTAAGAAACTCAACCGCGAGATCCGTGATGACATCCGAGACGTATCCTTGAAAATTCCTGCGTCCGGAGGAATCGAGCAGAACGGGATTGTGATAGGCGCCCTGTCCGGGGAGCACGATCCAGTGATCGAAAGCGGTGGGCTCGCTGCCCAGGTGCCATTTGCCGATCAGGGCGGTTTGGTAGCCGGCGTCCCGCAGATATCGGGCTACATGAGGCTGGGAACCGTCGAACCGGTTAAAGGCGGGCACGCCGTTCTTGTGGCTGTATTTTCCGGTCAGAATAGCCGCCCGACTGGGCGAGCAAATGGAGTTCACTACGAAGCAATTCCGAAACAACATGCCTTCCCGAGCCAGTCGGTCGATGTGCGGCGTCCGGTTGATGCGGCTGCCATAGGCGCTGATGGCATGCGACGCATGATCATCCGACATGATGAACAAGATGTTGGGACGCGATGCCGGAGCGGACTGAGCGACGAGAGGCAACGCCGAGAGCAGGATCAGGAGGAGGCGGAACAGGGGATGCATAGGCGGAGTCTTCTTAAGGGAAATGCGGCGGCGCAAGGGAGCGAATGCCGGATGCGACACGGATCATTCATGGGGGTGATCATTCGTTACTCGTTGAATTCTGCAGGCGGCCGAGGGAAATTTACGATAGACGATCGGTCGATCAGGGGAAAGTGGAGATGTGGGTACTGCAAAAAAAAGCGGAGCCGGAAGGCCGGCTCCGCTTTGCGAGAGATGACTTTCGTCCGAACCCGGATCGCTTATCGCTTCAGCCGGTAAAACTTCGAACCGGTGGCGGCATTGGCGGAGAAGGGACTCTTGGCATTGGCCACGTCGGCCCAGTTGCCGGTGACGGCATCGGCGGCTTGCAGCGTGGCGGTGCCGTCCCATTCGATGATCACATTCTGTTGGCTCCTTGAGATCTTGCTGAACTTGAGGTCGCCACCCGTCACCATCGGATTCGGTTTCGGATCCGGATGCGAGATGACGGTGTAGAAGTTAATCTCGTTCGGGGAATTGCCACCCGAGTCGGGCTTGTTCTCGAGGTTGATGGTGCCCTTGGCGGCCACCATGATCTGCTGGGTGGTCATGGCCAAAGTCATTTGAACCGAGGTGATGGTATCCGATTCATGGGCGTTGATGAAGGGCAGGAAACTCTTGCTGAGCGAACGGAAAGACTTCGCCGCGCCATCAAAGGCCAGCACGCGAGTTGCAACCTGCTGCTTCGCGTAACCAGTCGGCTGGGAAACCCATCCGACCGCCACGCGAGAAAGGGCATCCGATGCGAGATTGACTCGATCGAAGTTCCCGGCAAAACCCGCCTCACTGACCTCCGCTGAGGCAGCAAAAGCACGGGTTCGGGCATCCCAGGCGACCACCTTGACCACATTCCCACTCCGAATTTTTCCGGCGAGGAAGAGATAGGGGGCGTTGATGTGACCTGAAATACGGGTTCCATCGCCTCGGCCGCGATCGAATTGTTCACCCGAAGAGGTGTCTTGGTCCACGGACCCTTGGAGCTCGCCCGCGTTGTTGTAGAAGTGGAGCACACCCGCCACGCGGACGGCGAATCCGCCTTGAAAGGCAGCCACGTTGGACCAGAGATCGCCATCGGCGACCTTGAACGCTTCTTTGACCACGGTTCCATTCGGAGCGAAGATGGTGGCGACGGCCGCGTTGCCTTCCGGCCGAAGCACTTTCGAACGATCCTCGACCACCGAAACGAAATTTCCGTTATCGAGGCATGTCATGTCGCCCCCAAAGCGGCTGATTTGATTATTGCCCTGTGGGTCGCCTTCGGTTCGGCGGCCATGTGCGGAATCGAGGGCCTTGCTCAACGGCGTTGGAGTCAGAGTGGCCGTGTTCAACGCGTAGATCTGCACGGTGCCATAGCGACCATCGGCGAGACGGTCAAAACCCAGGTTCCAGCGGCTCGCCGTGTCGAATTCAGGCAGCGTATGGGGCGAGGCCTCGGCGCCGACCATGTAGTTGACGGCCCCGGGGCGCGCATCGCCCGCGACGCGGCCCGGGTTGCCATTTTGCCGGGAGGCATTGATGGGGCCTTTGAAAGGCTGCCCCGCGTCCGTGTAGAATCCTTCGACGAGCTTGCCGGGTCCGCCGGCCGCCGGCTGGATCATCACCACGTAGCGCTGTTTGTCTTCAGTACCTTCGGCGAACGTATTGCCTTCGATCAGGAAGTACTCGCCACCGAGCTGGCTGGCATTGGGTTCCCAGTTGCCCAGGGCATTCCGGCCAGGATTAATGATCGGGGTATCGGGCACGATGCGCTTCAGGCCCACCGACTCGATCGAACCGGGCTTGTGCGCAAGGCCAAAGAAGCGACCCGCCACCACAGCGGTGCCGGCGTCCGCCTCGCTGCTCTTGCTTTCCCAGATGACCGCGAAGGCGTCGTTGCGCGTGGCCACGCGAGGATCCGTGGAATCACCCACGCTGGTCGCCGCATCTTCCCGCTCGCTGACAAAGAAGGTGTCTCCCATGGGTTTGCCCGTCGGATCGATCATGCGCCCGAGGATCAGGTTGAAATCCGAACCCGCGACCTTGGCGTTATAGACCACGAGCGCGCGTCCGGAAGCATCGAGGGCCACATCCGCTCCACCGGGATTCGAGGCGAAGGTCACGTCGTCGCTGACGGACTTGGAGTAGCGCAATTTGCCATCGGCACCCAACACGGTCAGAAACACGCGAGACTTGCCGTCCACCTGCCCGGTGCTGATGTAGGCGTAAAGATCGACGCCGTTGCCGTGGAAGCCACGGCTGTCGCCGCGCCCGCCGCCGGCAGCGATGTCATTGCCGGCAAGGGTGCCGAGGTCGATGTTGTCGCCCTTCGGATTGCCGGTGTTGTCGAACAACCGGACTTTGGTGCGGCCGCCCTGGTTGATGCGAATGGCAAAACCGTCCTTGGTCACCGCCGCGCCATGCCACAATTCATTGGCGACCTTGTCCGAGCTGGCCAGACTGAGCGCCTTGATTTCTTTGCCGGTGACGTCCACGACTTTGTAGGTGACGTGTTTACCGGGATCAGCGCCGCCGAATTTCCCGTTGAGGTCGGCGTTCTGCCGGCTTTCACCCACGATGACGACATTTCCATTGCTGAGATAGTCCCAGTCGGCGATGCGGATATCACCTTGGGCTTCGGCATCCGCATCCGAATAGCTCACGATGCCGATGGGATTGCCGGCGTTATCAAGCAGCTGAATCGAAGGAAAATCGCCACCGCCGCCCTCGTCGAGGTTGATGTTGGCGAGCTCGGGAACTTCAAGTCCCAATTCGAAACTGGTGGCGCCCATCCCGTGGCCGTCGCCGAACAGATTCGCCTTGATCTTGGGTCCCCACGACGTGCGTCCGGGAATGGCGCTCTTGTCTTTGCGGAAGTAGGACAAGAACTTGGAAGTCACCGATCCGCCTTGAAGGGACTTTTGTTCGGTGTCGGGCGTAAGCGGTCCGCCGCCGGGGCTGTAGAGGGTCCAGACGGACTCCAAGTCCGTCAGGTCGGCGCCATCGTCTTCCCATCCGATGATCACGTTGCCGTTATTGGCAATCGCGACGCCGAGGCTTTCGGTCTTGTTGTTGTTGATGGTGGCAGTGGTGTTGACGTAGAACGTGCTCGTTCTCGCCTCCAGTCGATTGCCTTCGAGAGTGCCCTTGACGGCCTGCCCGAGGGCCGGCGTGCTGCTGGCCGCGAGAGCCAGGGCCAGGGTCCACGTGGATTGAGTTTTCGTCACATGGAGTATGGATTGATAAGTTTCACGAGCTAGCTCGCAACGCGATCGGTTCGGCAACGTGTCATCACGAGGGTCACTGCGCTGCTAAAAAGCACCCATCCGTTCGAAGCCGATTCATGCAGCGGAGTGGCGCCGACACGCCTCACGCACGGTTGGATCGTTGACCCGAACGGGTGATACTTCAAGTCACAATTTGGCTTGGTTCTTCCATATTCTTGCGCTGCGTTCGCAAAAACAGGGAATTTGAGCTCGGCGAGACCGAAACACCGCGATAGCTTCGGGCTGGATGATCGATCGAACCGCGGAATATCAGCGGCTGAAGCTGAAGCCGGGCAACGCGAATCCCTGGCGCCGATGGGGCCCCTATCTGGCGGAGAGGCAATGGGGAACGGTGAGGGAAGATTACAGCGCTGAAGGAACGGCCTGGGAGTATTTTCCTCACGATCACGCTCGCAGCCGGGCTTACCGTTGGGGGGAGGATGGCTTGGCGGGCCTGAGCGACGATCAGCAATGGCTGTGTTTCGCCTTCGCGTTTTGGAATGGAAAAGATGCGATCCTGAAGGAGCGGATCTTCGGCCTGACGAACAACGAGGGCAATCACGGGGAGGACGTGAAGGATCTCTACTACTATCTTGACGCCACGCCGAGCCACGCCTATCTGAAAATCCTCTACAAGTATCCCCAGCGCGCCTTTCCTTACGACCGATTGATTCGTGAGAATGCCGCCCGTTCCAAGCATGATCCGGAACTCGAGCTTCTGGACACGGGGTTGCTCGATGACGACCGTTACTTTGATCTAACGATCGAGTATGCCAAAGCGTCGCCCGAGGACATCATCGTTCGATTGACGGCCGACAACCGCGGGCCGGAAATGGCCAGGCTCCACGTGCTGCCGCAGCTCTGGTTTCGAAACACCTGGACCTGGAAGAAGGAGGAGCCGCGTCCCGAATTGCGATCGTGTGGGAAGGAAGGTTTGCTCGCGCGCCACGCCAAACTCGGCGATTACGAGTGCACCTTCGAAACCGGTACCGAACTGCTGTTCTGCGAGAATGAAACAAATTATGCCAGGCTCTATGGCGCCCCCGCCGAGAAGAGGGGACGCAAGGATGGCATCCATGATTGGGTCATCGCGGGGGATCGCGGGGGGTTAAACCCCGGAGATCGAGGCACGAAGTGCGCGCTTTACTCCAGGTGGGAAATTGAATCCGGGGAATCGAAGTCGCTGTGGTTGCGGCTTCGGCGGCGGGAGGAGGAGGATGACCGGGTGCCAGGGGGGATCGACCGGCGAGAATGCCTCACTTTCCTGGAAAAAAGGAAAACCGAGGCGGACGAGTTTTACAGCGCGGTTCAGGAGGGATTAAGGGATCCCGAGGC contains the following coding sequences:
- a CDS encoding pyruvate carboxylase, with amino-acid sequence MSSSPTSTHSESRKTLKLLVANRSEIAIRVFRAGTELGLRTLAIFAQEDRLSVHRFKADEAYLVGAGKGPVAAYLDIPGIVALAKEKGVDLIHPGYGFLSENAEFARACAEAGITFVGPRPELLEKMGDKTAARTLAQKLNIPILAGTELPVTTKTEALQIAREIGFPLIIKAAFGGGGRGMRVVHRSSDLENLLEEAQAEAGRAFGNPAVFLEKYIARAKHIEVQVLGDKHGNVLHLHERDCSVQRRHQKVVEIAPSVGLDDHVRQELCSAAARIAKEIGYDNAGTVEFLYDLDHHDWYFIEMNPRIQVEHTVTEIITGIDLVRAQILIAQGHSLFSPEIGMPSQDEIPRMGCAIQCRVTTEDPENKFTPDYGRILTYRSAGGFGVRLDGGMGYAGSVITPFYDSLLVKISASGQTFEMALARMDRALREFRIRGVKTNIPFLENLIANGTFRSGRATTTLIDTTPELFSFKPRRDRATKLLTFLGDVVVNGNPHAKAHRPSGPSVFIPPLSFDPKQQPPEGSRQKLLALGPKKFAEWVLKEKRLLITDTTFRDAHQSLMATRVRSYDMLAAAGAMARRAPELFSLEMWGGATFDTAMRFLREDPWQRLRALREKIPNICFQMLFRGSNAVGYSNYPDNVVAGFVRHAAEAGMDIFRIFDSLNYLPNLEVAMEAVQDTHAICEAAVCYTGDILDSRRSKYGLKYYVKLAKELKKMGAHMIAIKDMAGLCRPYAAHLLVKTLKAEVGLPIHFHTHDTSGVNAASVLKAAEAGVDVVDLAIASMSGSTSQPNLNSIVAALQNTKRDTGLDLEALNEFSEYWEQVRDLYRPFDTAPRTGSAEVYLHEMPGGQYTNLKEQAASMGLGNRWPEIARTYAEVNALFGDIVKVTPSSKVVGDMTMFLITRGIQPQDVLNLEPGVTPFPASVVDMLRGGLGQPLNGWPKALQKVVLGEEKPLKGRPGHNLPDCNLKKELEALSAKLRREAGTDDLYSHLMYPEVHAEYARFEKEFGDVSVLPSTAYFYGLKQGEEISAELEPGKTLFIRLINVGSPDKEGKRTVTFELNGMTREAHVADKTVKPSVKARAKADPANSREVGAPIPGIMTSVNVSVGHKVARGQKLFTMEAMKMQTTLYAPVDGAVEEIFVQVGESVESKDLLLRLRV
- a CDS encoding sulfatase, encoding MHPLFRLLLILLSALPLVAQSAPASRPNILFIMSDDHASHAISAYGSRINRTPHIDRLAREGMLFRNCFVVNSICSPSRAAILTGKYSHKNGVPAFNRFDGSQPHVARYLRDAGYQTALIGKWHLGSEPTAFDHWIVLPGQGAYHNPVLLDSSGRRNFQGYVSDVITDLAVEFLTRRDAGKPFFMMVHHKAPHRPWEPSARHASLYEDVEIPEPETLRDDYATRTDAARQARMTIADDLTRRDLKLAPPRGLSGPDLQRWLNATPKEVIAKVNGTEQVLSGESLRKWKYQRYIKDYLRCVASVDDSVGRLLEQLDRLGLSHNTLVVYTSDQGFFLGDHGWYDKRFMYEESLRMPFLVRWPQTINAGSTQNSMALNVDFAPTFMEIAGLVVPGDIQGRSLLPLLKGRTPQSWRKEMYYRYYHDPGDHNTRAHYGLRTETHKLIHFWKLDQWECYDLRQDPKELRNLAGLPEHRKLVDRLKVRLAQAKKAVDDRDEYAHELPAAGVAGQSFPKAPTR